A DNA window from Selenomonas sp. oral taxon 126 contains the following coding sequences:
- a CDS encoding NAD(P)H-dependent glycerol-3-phosphate dehydrogenase, whose protein sequence is MRVSVLGCGRWGSFHAWYAARVGHAVTLWGRAHSAHLKELRATRTNEFLMLPEDIRLTDDLAEAVRVAEIVIISIHAQALRSFLRDLCACGLGGTMAEKTIILCMKGLEIGTGKRLSTVVHEELGDDVHPVVWVGPGHVQDFVRGIPNCMVLAGEDRDALQGLVDALGSPLIRFYYGEDLLGTEVGAAAKNVVGLAAGMLDGLEYGSLKGALMARGTRELVRLVRAMGGDGETIYGLSHLGDYEATLFSPHSNNRRYGEAVVRGTAGDFHKIAEGVYTAEALMALSEEYGVDLPISATVYEIVTNGRDPRAQLTQLFLRATKSEKE, encoded by the coding sequence ATGAGAGTATCCGTACTGGGGTGCGGGCGTTGGGGCTCGTTTCATGCGTGGTACGCCGCGCGCGTCGGTCATGCGGTCACGCTCTGGGGGCGTGCACATTCGGCACATCTGAAAGAGCTGCGCGCGACGCGGACGAATGAGTTCCTGATGCTGCCGGAGGACATCCGTCTGACAGACGATCTCGCGGAGGCAGTTCGGGTGGCAGAGATTGTCATCATCTCCATCCACGCGCAGGCGCTGCGCTCCTTCCTGCGCGATCTCTGTGCATGCGGACTGGGCGGGACGATGGCAGAGAAGACCATCATCCTCTGCATGAAGGGGCTCGAGATCGGAACGGGCAAGCGTCTCAGTACGGTGGTGCATGAGGAATTGGGGGACGATGTGCATCCCGTCGTCTGGGTCGGTCCCGGACACGTGCAGGACTTCGTGCGCGGCATACCGAACTGCATGGTGCTCGCAGGCGAGGATCGGGATGCGCTGCAGGGGCTCGTAGATGCGCTCGGCAGCCCGCTCATCCGCTTCTACTACGGTGAGGATCTGCTTGGCACGGAGGTCGGTGCGGCGGCGAAGAATGTCGTCGGACTCGCGGCGGGGATGCTCGACGGACTCGAGTACGGCAGTCTGAAGGGCGCACTTATGGCACGCGGTACACGCGAGCTTGTGCGCCTCGTACGTGCGATGGGCGGCGATGGGGAGACGATCTATGGGCTCTCCCACCTCGGCGACTACGAGGCAACGCTCTTCTCGCCGCACAGCAACAATCGCCGCTATGGCGAGGCTGTTGTGCGCGGCACGGCGGGGGATTTCCACAAGATTGCCGAGGGTGTCTATACTGCCGAGGCGCTGATGGCTCTCTCGGAGGAGTATGGCGTCGATCTGCCCATCTCTGCGACCGTCTACGAGATCGTCACGAATGGACGCGATCCGCGCGCGCAGCTGACGCAGCTTTTCCTGCGGGCAACAAAGAGTGAAAAGGAATAG
- a CDS encoding (deoxy)nucleoside triphosphate pyrophosphohydrolase produces MSERKHIDVVAGAILRDGKVFGACRGYGAYAGTWEFAGGKVEVGETDEAALVREIREELGVEIAVERLLGIVDHDYPEYHMNMRLYICRHIAGEPQLSVHSAGRWLGRVDLYSVPWFEADMELIRKLEADLR; encoded by the coding sequence ATGAGTGAACGAAAGCATATTGATGTCGTTGCGGGGGCAATCCTGCGTGACGGAAAGGTGTTCGGCGCGTGCCGTGGCTACGGTGCGTACGCCGGTACATGGGAGTTTGCGGGCGGCAAGGTTGAGGTGGGCGAGACGGATGAGGCGGCGCTCGTGCGTGAGATTCGTGAGGAACTCGGCGTCGAGATCGCCGTTGAGCGTCTGCTTGGGATCGTCGATCACGACTATCCCGAGTATCATATGAATATGCGCCTCTATATCTGCCGCCACATTGCGGGCGAGCCGCAGCTCTCCGTGCACTCGGCGGGGCGTTGGCTCGGGCGCGTCGATCTCTACAGTGTCCCGTGGTTCGAGGCGGATATGGAGCTCATCCGAAAGCTCGAAGCCGATCTGCGCTGA
- a CDS encoding ArsR/SmtB family transcription factor, with the protein MTAAPLKCIDQDTAQHLADLFKTLGDPTRIKILSLLTAAEELRVYDIADGLDMGQSAISHQLRVLRTARLVKFRRDGKEVLYSIDDDHVLKLLGQGLEHVQHA; encoded by the coding sequence ATGACTGCCGCCCCACTGAAATGTATCGATCAGGATACGGCACAGCATCTCGCCGACCTCTTTAAGACGCTCGGCGATCCCACGCGCATCAAGATTCTCTCCCTGCTCACAGCAGCGGAGGAGCTGCGCGTCTACGACATCGCGGACGGACTGGACATGGGACAGTCCGCCATCTCTCATCAGCTGCGCGTCCTGCGCACCGCCCGCCTCGTGAAATTCCGCAGAGACGGGAAAGAAGTGCTCTACTCGATAGATGACGATCACGTGCTGAAACTCCTCGGACAAGGTCTCGAGCACGTACAGCACGCATAA
- a CDS encoding tRNA threonylcarbamoyladenosine dehydratase, translating to MNDRRFARTEMLVGSAGVESLAAASVAVFGIGGVGSYAAEALARAGIGKLTLVDHDVIDVTNINRQIHALTETVGMPKTETMARRIRSINPACDVREIRAFYQPADADAFFPEHYDYVLDAVDTVTAKIDLAVQCHQRGIPLIASMGAANKLDPTLYEIMDLYRTKGDPLARILRKKLKEKGVPRLKVVCSRERPRTPKVGEETSAAGRRSVPASISFVPSAAGLMMAGAVVRDLLNIRVEVSS from the coding sequence ATGAACGATCGGCGCTTTGCGCGGACGGAGATGCTGGTGGGCAGTGCGGGCGTGGAGAGCCTCGCCGCTGCGTCCGTTGCGGTGTTTGGCATCGGCGGGGTCGGCTCCTATGCGGCAGAGGCACTTGCACGTGCGGGTATCGGCAAGTTGACGCTCGTCGATCACGATGTCATCGACGTGACGAATATCAACCGCCAGATTCACGCGCTGACCGAGACCGTGGGCATGCCGAAGACGGAGACGATGGCGCGGCGCATCCGCTCCATCAACCCTGCCTGTGATGTACGTGAGATACGCGCATTCTATCAGCCCGCCGATGCGGATGCGTTTTTTCCCGAGCACTATGACTATGTACTCGATGCTGTGGACACGGTGACGGCGAAGATTGATCTCGCCGTGCAATGTCATCAGCGGGGGATCCCGCTCATCGCGAGTATGGGGGCGGCGAACAAGCTCGATCCGACGCTCTACGAGATCATGGATCTCTATCGGACGAAGGGCGATCCGCTTGCGCGCATTCTGCGGAAGAAACTCAAGGAAAAAGGGGTGCCGCGCCTGAAGGTCGTCTGCTCGCGTGAGCGTCCGCGCACACCCAAGGTGGGGGAGGAGACATCGGCGGCGGGACGGCGCAGTGTACCGGCAAGCATTTCCTTCGTCCCGTCCGCAGCGGGGCTGATGATGGCGGGCGCGGTCGTCCGCGATCTCTTGAACATCCGAGTGGAGGTATCATCATGA
- a CDS encoding universal stress protein yields MIKNILVPVDGSEGADRAIEKACMLAEICGAKLNFLYVANINQLAINAVLSDAILDSVTKAGNVILDRALEMVPAGVTKESFSDTGSPAVVILDFAETNDIDLIVMGSRGLGVVKGVLLGSVSQYVVEQSKCPVLVVK; encoded by the coding sequence ATGATTAAGAATATTTTGGTGCCGGTGGATGGCTCCGAGGGTGCTGACCGCGCGATTGAAAAGGCCTGCATGCTCGCCGAGATCTGCGGCGCAAAGCTGAATTTCCTCTACGTCGCGAACATCAATCAGCTCGCAATCAACGCCGTGCTCTCGGATGCGATTCTCGACTCCGTGACGAAGGCGGGGAATGTCATCCTTGACCGTGCGCTCGAGATGGTACCGGCAGGCGTCACGAAGGAGTCGTTCTCCGACACGGGATCACCGGCGGTGGTCATCCTCGACTTTGCGGAGACGAACGACATCGACCTCATCGTCATGGGCAGCCGTGGACTTGGCGTCGTCAAGGGCGTGCTGCTCGGCAGCGTCAGCCAGTATGTCGTTGAGCAGTCGAAGTGCCCCGTGCTCGTCGTCAAGTAG
- a CDS encoding NlpC/P60 family protein translates to MKRRVFLSTAIALLLAAGTAFASPTLREGSHGHEVLVLQQALQKAGYNIKSADGVFGKDTERAVAEFQRDSKIKITGVVNSATWRALKELPAKKTWGIDAPPPAEKKLPLAPNGKPILPASKVSDVIKTAKSYMGTPYVFGGTTPKGFDCSGYLQYVFQKHGITIPRTADEQYKLGLRTKSTKELVPGDLVFFETYEKGASHCGIYLGKDEFIHASTSKGVRIDALSNDYWKPRFLGGKHIVK, encoded by the coding sequence ATGAAACGCCGCGTCTTTCTCTCCACCGCCATTGCCCTTCTCCTCGCTGCGGGCACGGCATTTGCCTCCCCCACCCTGCGTGAGGGCTCGCACGGGCATGAGGTGCTCGTCCTCCAACAGGCGCTCCAAAAAGCGGGCTACAACATCAAAAGTGCGGACGGTGTCTTCGGCAAGGATACGGAGCGCGCCGTCGCCGAGTTCCAGCGCGACAGCAAGATCAAGATCACGGGTGTCGTCAACAGCGCAACGTGGCGTGCGCTCAAGGAGCTCCCCGCAAAGAAGACATGGGGCATTGATGCCCCGCCGCCCGCCGAGAAGAAACTTCCTCTTGCCCCCAATGGCAAGCCCATCCTACCTGCAAGCAAGGTCTCCGATGTCATCAAGACGGCGAAGTCGTACATGGGAACGCCCTATGTATTCGGCGGTACAACGCCGAAGGGATTCGACTGCTCCGGCTACCTCCAATACGTTTTTCAGAAGCATGGCATTACCATTCCGCGCACAGCAGATGAGCAGTACAAGCTCGGTCTGCGAACAAAGAGCACAAAGGAACTTGTGCCCGGTGACCTCGTTTTTTTCGAGACGTACGAGAAGGGCGCATCCCACTGCGGCATTTACCTCGGCAAGGATGAGTTCATCCATGCCTCCACAAGCAAGGGCGTACGCATTGACGCGCTGTCGAACGACTACTGGAAGCCGCGCTTCCTCGGCGGAAAACATATTGTGAAATAG
- a CDS encoding IMP dehydrogenase, producing the protein MAHYYTEPSHTFGEYLLIPGYSSAECFPANVTLRTPLVKYHRDEEPALTMNIPMTSAIMQAVSNDTMAIALAKQGGISFIYGSQSIEEEAAMVARVKNYKSGFVSSDSNISPDTTLGGVLDLLAKTGHSTMAVTEDGSANGKLVGIVTSRDYRVSRMSLDTKVHTFMTPFEKLVWADADSTTLTQANDLIWERKLNMLPLIDKNQRLRYMVFRKDYTDNKENELELTDSNKSYIVGAGINTRDYAERVPALIAAGVDVLCIDSSEGFSEWQRLTIQHIREQYGDSVKVGAGNIVDGEGFRFLANAGADFIKVGIGGGSICITRETKGIGRGQATALIDVCAERDKYYKETGVYIPICSDGGIVYDYHMTLALAMGADFLMLGRYFSRFDESPTDRVMVNGTYYKEYWGEGSNRARNWQRYDLGGSKKLSFEEGVDSYVPYAGPLKENVQTTLSKIRSTMCNCGALSLPEFREKAKLTLVSSTSIVEGGAHDVILRDKLGRD; encoded by the coding sequence TTGGCACATTACTACACCGAGCCATCGCACACATTTGGAGAGTATCTGCTCATCCCGGGCTACTCCTCGGCGGAGTGCTTCCCTGCGAACGTTACGCTGCGGACACCACTCGTCAAATACCATCGTGACGAGGAGCCGGCGCTCACAATGAACATTCCCATGACCTCCGCAATCATGCAGGCAGTGTCGAATGACACGATGGCGATTGCGCTCGCCAAGCAGGGCGGCATCTCCTTCATCTATGGTTCGCAGTCCATCGAGGAAGAGGCGGCGATGGTCGCGCGTGTGAAAAACTATAAGTCGGGCTTTGTCAGCAGCGACTCGAACATCAGCCCGGATACCACGCTCGGCGGCGTGCTCGACCTCCTCGCGAAGACGGGGCACTCCACGATGGCGGTCACGGAGGACGGCTCGGCGAACGGCAAACTCGTCGGCATCGTGACGAGTCGCGACTACCGTGTCTCGCGGATGTCGCTCGATACGAAGGTACACACCTTTATGACTCCGTTTGAAAAGCTCGTCTGGGCGGACGCGGACTCCACGACGCTCACACAGGCGAACGACCTCATCTGGGAGCGTAAGCTGAACATGCTCCCGCTCATCGACAAGAATCAGCGACTCCGCTACATGGTGTTCCGCAAGGACTACACCGACAACAAGGAGAACGAGCTCGAGCTGACCGACAGCAACAAGAGCTACATCGTCGGCGCGGGCATCAATACGCGCGACTACGCCGAGCGCGTCCCTGCGCTCATCGCAGCGGGCGTGGATGTCCTCTGCATCGACTCCTCCGAGGGCTTCTCCGAGTGGCAGCGCCTCACGATCCAGCACATCCGTGAGCAGTACGGCGACAGTGTCAAGGTCGGCGCGGGCAACATCGTTGACGGCGAGGGATTCCGCTTCCTCGCGAATGCGGGCGCGGACTTCATCAAGGTCGGAATCGGCGGCGGCTCGATCTGCATCACGCGTGAGACGAAGGGCATTGGGCGCGGACAGGCGACGGCTCTCATTGACGTGTGTGCCGAGCGCGACAAATACTACAAGGAGACGGGCGTCTACATCCCCATCTGCTCCGACGGCGGCATCGTCTACGATTACCACATGACGCTTGCGCTCGCGATGGGCGCGGACTTCCTCATGCTCGGGCGCTACTTCTCGCGCTTTGATGAGAGCCCGACGGATCGCGTCATGGTGAACGGCACATACTATAAGGAGTATTGGGGCGAGGGCTCGAACCGCGCGCGCAACTGGCAGCGGTACGACCTCGGCGGCAGCAAGAAGCTGTCGTTCGAAGAGGGCGTCGACTCCTACGTCCCATATGCGGGACCTCTCAAGGAGAATGTCCAGACGACACTCTCCAAGATCCGCTCCACCATGTGCAACTGCGGCGCGCTCAGCCTCCCCGAGTTCCGCGAAAAGGCGAAGCTCACCCTCGTCTCCTCGACCAGCATCGTCGAGGGCGGCGCGCATGACGTTATCCTGCGCGATAAGCTCGGACGCGACTGA
- a CDS encoding universal stress protein, translating into MVQQSKYAHILVPVDGSQESLRAVRLAGEVACMTASTVELLYVSPFDASTDEGDVSWLPESIVRPAAEEAQEIFAAADVLLPERTVREHHHRTGIPAEEILRFIDEVDVELVVIGGRKLSRVSGFLLGSVTQTVLEHAHSSVMVAGSA; encoded by the coding sequence ATGGTTCAGCAGTCAAAGTACGCGCATATCCTTGTCCCTGTGGACGGGTCGCAGGAGTCTCTGCGTGCCGTTCGTCTGGCGGGTGAGGTCGCTTGTATGACGGCGTCCACGGTGGAGCTTCTCTATGTGTCTCCGTTCGACGCGAGCACGGATGAGGGCGATGTTTCGTGGCTTCCCGAGAGCATTGTGCGTCCGGCGGCAGAGGAGGCGCAGGAGATATTTGCCGCAGCGGATGTGCTCCTGCCGGAGCGCACTGTACGTGAGCATCACCACCGCACGGGAATACCTGCGGAGGAGATTCTGCGATTCATCGATGAGGTGGACGTGGAGCTCGTCGTTATCGGCGGGCGCAAGCTCTCGCGTGTGAGCGGATTTCTCCTTGGGAGTGTCACGCAGACCGTCTTGGAGCACGCGCATTCCAGCGTCATGGTCGCGGGAAGCGCATAA
- the ilvA gene encoding threonine ammonia-lyase: MGEEQRVETDAEVVASTGISDIYAAAKRLEGIVRKTPLVHSEFFSEIAGNATYLKLENLQTTGAFKLRGAYNRISMLTEEERARGVITASAGNHAQGVAYASQKLGVNAVICMPATTPILKVESTRALGATVILHGNGFDDAYAHSLELQKEKGYVYIHPFNDRNVIVGQGTIALEVIDALKDVDAILVPVGGGGLASGIALAVKLVNPQVKVIGVEPENAACMKAALSCGRAITLPSADTVADGCAVRTAGNLTLEFCRRYLDEIITVSEMEIMSALLSLIEKHKFIAEGAGVLSLAALGKLRMKDKKIAVLVSGGNIDISTISALISKALISRGRVFRFSVQLPDKPGQLLTVAQILTEQDANVIRLDHDQTMVTDSFQKVQLTVTVETHGQEHIDRIVCALAANGFEINKIY; the protein is encoded by the coding sequence ATGGGAGAAGAACAGAGAGTGGAGACGGATGCGGAAGTTGTCGCATCCACAGGGATTTCGGATATCTATGCTGCGGCGAAAAGGCTCGAGGGCATTGTACGAAAGACCCCTCTGGTACACAGTGAGTTCTTCTCCGAGATCGCGGGCAACGCGACCTATCTGAAACTCGAAAATCTCCAGACTACAGGTGCATTCAAGCTGCGCGGTGCGTATAACCGCATCTCCATGCTCACAGAGGAGGAGCGGGCGCGTGGCGTCATCACCGCCTCGGCGGGCAATCACGCGCAAGGCGTCGCCTACGCCTCGCAGAAACTCGGCGTGAATGCCGTCATCTGTATGCCCGCGACGACGCCAATCCTCAAGGTAGAGTCGACGCGCGCACTCGGCGCGACGGTCATCCTCCACGGCAACGGATTCGACGACGCCTATGCGCACAGTCTCGAACTGCAGAAGGAGAAGGGCTACGTCTACATCCACCCGTTCAATGACCGCAACGTCATCGTCGGACAGGGCACAATCGCCCTCGAAGTGATCGACGCGCTCAAGGACGTGGACGCAATCCTCGTCCCCGTCGGCGGCGGCGGACTTGCCTCAGGCATTGCGCTCGCGGTGAAGCTCGTCAACCCGCAGGTGAAGGTCATTGGCGTCGAGCCGGAGAATGCTGCGTGCATGAAGGCGGCGCTCTCCTGCGGACGCGCGATCACGCTCCCCTCTGCCGACACGGTCGCCGACGGCTGCGCAGTGCGCACGGCGGGAAACCTCACGCTCGAATTCTGTCGCCGCTACCTCGACGAGATCATCACCGTCTCTGAGATGGAGATCATGAGCGCGCTGCTCTCCCTCATCGAAAAGCACAAATTCATCGCCGAGGGCGCGGGCGTCCTCTCCCTCGCCGCGCTCGGCAAGCTGCGCATGAAGGACAAGAAAATCGCCGTGCTCGTCAGCGGCGGCAACATCGACATCTCCACCATCTCCGCGCTCATCTCGAAGGCACTCATCTCGCGCGGCAGAGTATTCCGCTTCTCCGTCCAGCTCCCCGACAAGCCGGGACAGCTGCTGACCGTCGCGCAGATCCTCACCGAGCAGGATGCGAACGTCATCCGCCTCGACCACGATCAGACGATGGTGACGGACAGCTTCCAGAAGGTGCAGCTCACCGTCACTGTCGAGACGCACGGACAGGAGCATATCGACCGCATTGTCTGCGCGCTCGCGGCAAACGGATTTGAGATCAACAAGATTTACTGA